The Pseudophryne corroboree isolate aPseCor3 chromosome 2, aPseCor3.hap2, whole genome shotgun sequence genome has a segment encoding these proteins:
- the GJA5 gene encoding gap junction alpha-5 protein has translation MGDWTFLGEFLEEVQKHSTVVGKVWLTILFIFRMLVLGTAAESSWGDEQSDFMCDTTQPGCENVCYDKAFPISHIRFWVLQIIFVSTPSLLYMGHAMHTVRIEEKKKLREEEMKSKQDMSEDTTFHQQKYPSEKLELPYRDEVSGKIRLQGSLLNTYVCSILIRTAMEVAFIVGQYMLYGIFLETLYICKRSPCPHPVNCYVSRPTEKNVFIIFMLAVAVLSLLLSLVELYYLSWKKLKQNISKSSAKSASAVRVATIEPENRSRSCTPPPDFNQCLSSNKGKFGSPFNNTLASQQNTVNFATEMVKSEDDIGGQGQFIHINYAQNAPVGNHSVPHHMPNGYCQNGRRLSKTSRTSSKARSDDLAV, from the coding sequence ATGGGAGACTGGACTTTTCTAGGAGAGTTCTTAGAAGAAGTACAGAAGCATTCCACGGTGGTGGGGAAAGTATGGCTGACCATCCTCTTCATCTTCCGGATGCTGGTTCTAGGCACAGCAGCGGAGTCCTCCTGGGGAGACGAGCAATCGGACTTTATGTGCGACACCACCCAACCTGGTTGCGAGAACGTCTGCTACGACAAAGCGTTCCCCATCTCCCACATCCGATTTTGGGTTCTCCAGATAATCTTTGTCTCCACCCCATCTCTACTGTACATGGGACATGCCATGCACACTGTCCGAATAGAGGAAAAAAAGAAACTCAGGGAAGAGGAAATGAAATCCAAACAGGATATGAGTGAAGACACCACTTTCCATCAGCAGAAATACCCATCCGAAAAACTTGAACTTCCGTATAGGGATGAGGTGAGCGGGAAGATCAGGCTTCAAGGAAGTCTGTTGAACACCTACGTGTGCAGTATCCTCATCCGCACCGCCATGGAGGTAGCTTTTATTGTTGGACAATATATGCTCTATGGGATCTTTTTGGAAACCCTATATATATGTAAAAGGAGTCCTTGCCCGCATCCTGTGAACTGCTATGTGTCACGGCCCACCGAGAAGAACGTTTTCATCATATTTATGTTGGCGGTGGCAGTCCTCTCGCTTCTCCTTAGTCTTGTTGAGCTGTACTATTTGTCATGGAAAAAACTAAAGCAAAATATATCGAAGTCTTCTGCAAAAAGTGCCAGTGCTGTACGGGTGGCTACAATAGAGCCGGAGAACCGGTCCCGGAGCTGCACACCCCCTCCAGATTTTAATCAATGCTTGAGCAGTAATAAGGGTAAGTTTGGAAGCCCTTTCAATAACACTTTGGCATCTCAGCAGAACACGGTCAATTTCGCCACCGAAATGGTCAAAAGTGAAGATGACATTGGTGGACAAGGACAATTCATCCACATAAACTATGCACAGAACGCTCCAGTGGGCAACCACTCTGTCCCCCACCACATGCCCAATGGGTATTGCCAAAATGGCCGTCGCTTGAGCAAGACCAGCCGTACTAGCAGCAAAGCTCGTTCAGATGACCTGGCCGTGTAA